TCGCTGTCTGATGAAAGGTAAAATTCAATTGCTTTTTCACAGTCGGCCTGAGCAAAAAGTTTTGTATCGTTTGAAATGATCTTTCTGCTTGCGACCTCTAATTTGCCGTTTCTCTTTGCCTTAAATGTAATTCTTGCAAACTCTCCTGCTCTTTTTGAATGATCTAAGTTGAACGGAACTATTTGTAAATTTCTCAAAGGCAGCTCATTTACATCACCACCAACGCAATATCCCGCAATGCTGATTGTTGAAATCATCATTGTAATTTCTTTTTGTAAAAAGTATCTGAAATATCCATCGGCGTTTTCAAAAAGAGGGTCGTTATCGTTAAGAAAACGAATAAAGAAACTTGTATCAAGTAATACTGCTTTATGCATCATATCTGCCCCTTAACTCGTTTAACCATTTGTCGGGGTCTATTGTGCCGAGCCAGGATTTTTTTGCTTTATCCCGTAAATTTTTTAAATACGCTTCATCATATATTGGCTGATATTCAACCAATTCAATAAATTTCAATGTTGATGGGTCAATTTCACCTGTCTCTGAGTGCTGTTTTCCTGTTGCTCTGATTCCAAATGTCTTGTATAGCAGATTTTCCTCATATTGCTCAAGAAAGCTTATTGGTGTCTGAATTCTTATTGTTCCGAGTTCTTCTGTAACGAGGTGAATATTAGCTTTGTCTTTTCCGCCTGCATTGGTCACTTTTCCATAAAAATAAAATTCAGCATCTGCCCAGACAGCTTCTGTTCTGTAGTAACTTGTGGTTTTATCAATTCTAACTTCGTTTGTATTATCAAGTGATGTTCGGATGCTGAAAACGTAATTACGTTTTGTGGCAATATCTTGAATGTTTTCAAATGCTTTTGCTGTTGATAAGTCAAGAAAGTCAATGTTTTGAACTTGATTTACCTGTCCAATGATGGCATTAAAGCCAATGATATGTTGAATTGAAGTTTTAAAAATATGCTTTACTGAACCTTCTTCAATTTTGTAGCTTATAGTTGGTCTGTTCCTTTTTTCACCGGGGAAAAGCAGGTCTTCAGCATTTTCAAGAATAGAGATAATGTCCCGAATGTCATAAATGTCGGGCGAAAGGTCAAGGTTCCCTTGCGAGCCAGTTATACTAATCTCTATGAAGCCAATTTTTTCCATATCACAAAGTTAAGTGGATTTTGTAACCGTTTGGCCATTTGAATCATAGCCTTTTTTTACGTCTCTATTCTTTGAGAACCGACTCAAAGTGTTTCTATAGGGTCGGATGTTGATCAATTATTAATAAGGAGGTTGCTTTTTTTGATGTGCATTCCCCTGTCTTTAAAGCTTTTAAGAGTTATGATGATACTCAGGGCGATGGTCAGAATACGGAAAATATTCGGATAGACCGAACCCAGTGCATTGGAGCTCATATCGAAGAGTGTCCACGAAAGGTTCATCAGGATATGCAGGAAAACCGGCACCCACAGGTTGTTGTCCCATTCGATATAGAGCCATGCAAACCAAACGGCCCCCATGGCGGTAACCAGAAAAACACCGCTGGCCTCAGCAAGGTTGGAGCCCTGGTACAAGTGGCTCAGGCCGAATACCAGTGCACCGGCAAGCGAAGCCGGCACAAAACCCCAGCCGCAAAACCGAAACAAAAGGCCAAACAGGAACCCCCTGAACAACAATTCTTCCATCAACCCTGCCAGCAAGGTAGCCTGAATTAACCTGATGACCGTAAGATCGTCGGGCACCCTTCCGGCCAGTGCCGAGCTTATCAGCATGGGCGAAACCACAACAGCCGCAAAACCAAAGGCTTTCCAGGGATTATGATTCAAGCCGAGTACAGCCGGTACACGGGATATGCCAAAGATTGCTGCTGTTGCCAGTCCCACAGGAACCAACCACCAGGAGTAGGTGTAGAGCATCCGCAGGTAACTATGCTGGATTGAAATATCGAATATATTGTTAATCAGTCTGTTGCCATAAAGTGAAAGTAAAAAGATTACGATCACGACAACTGATCGAATGGCAGCTTTTGGGTGCATTGGCCTGTTATTGGTTGGCCAAAAGTAGGAAAAGGGCCTGACCAGCAAAGATTTTTAACAATGCTTTGGCGAATGCCGGGCAGGACATCTACGCATTTTTCAAAGACTTTCCACAAAGGCTTTCATTTTGGCGCTAACCTCTCCGGCCAGGCTGGTGAGCTCGGGTTTGCCCATGGCGGCAATCATTTCGAGCGGTTCCATGGCAGCCACTTCAATATTTCCCCCGCCCTGGTCAATCACAACCAAATTGCAGGGCAGGAGCACACCCAGTTTGTCTTCCATACGAAGCGCCTTGCTGGCAAAATGCGGATTGCATGCCCCCAGGATTACATAGGGCTTGAAATCGTCGTTGATTTTTTCTTTGAGTGTGGCGCTTACATCAATCACCGAAACCAGCCCGAAGCCAATGGCCTTAAGGCCCTCTGTAACCTGCTGTATGGTTTGATCGAAATCGCCTTTCACGGTCTTGCTGATATAGTATTGCATGAGCCGAAATTGTATTGGTTTTGGCAACTAAGATACAACGATTAGTTCTTTTCGTAGGCATGAACCGGACAAGTTTGAGGTGTAAGTGCTTCAAATACAAAAAAATAATCTTGCAAAACAGCCTTGCCCTGAAATAAAGCCTACCTTTGCAGCCCAATTTTAATACCATTTCATGATTAGTTTTCAAGAACTTGGGTTGCGTCAGGAACTTTTGCGGGCTGTTGAAGCCTTAGGATTCAGCGAGCCCATGCCGATTCAGGCCGAAGTGATACCGGCCCTCATTGCACAGCCATCCGACCTTGTAGGCCTGGCCCAGACGGGTACAGGCAAGACGGCCGCTTTTGGCCTGCCTGTGCTTCATCACATTGATGCATCGCTCAGGCAAACGCAGGCTGTGGTTTTGTGCCCCACACGCGAACTTTGTCTGCAAATCTCGCGCGATCTGACCAATTTTGCCCGTTTCATGCCCTCGATAGCCATCTCGGCCGTGTATGGCGGAGCCTCGATCGAAAAACAGTTGCGCGAACTGGCCCAGAAGCCTCAGATCATTGTTGCCACCCCAGGCAGGCTCAACGACATGATCCGCCGCGGAAAAACCGACTTCAGCCATGTGCAGTGGGTGGTGCTCGACGAAGCCGACGAAATGCTCGACATGGGTTTTCAGGAAGATGTGGACACCATCCTGCAAACCATGCCATCAAGCCACCACACCTTACTCTTTTCGGCTACCATGCCCGAAGAAGTGGAGGCTATCCTGAACAAGTATATGACCAACCCACAGGTGAAATCGGTGGGCAAACGCAATACCGGTACGGCCAATGTGAAACATATGTATTATGTGGTGCAGGCCAAGGACCGTTATGCAGCCCTCAAGCGCATAGCCGATTTCAACCCGGCCATCTATGCCATCGTGTTTTGCCGCACCAGGGTTGAAACTCAGGAAGTGGCCGACAACCTGATCCGCGACGGATACAATGCCGATGCGTTGCATGGTGATCTTTCGCAGGCCCAGCGCGACCATGTGATGAACCGTTTCCGTCAGGGCTCGCTGCAGATGCTGGTGGCTACCGACGTGGCAGCGCGAGGTCTGGATGTAAACAACCTGACCCATGTGATCAACTACAACCTGCCCGATGAACCGGAGGTGTATATCCACCGCAGCGGACGCACCGGCCGGGCCGACAAAACAGGGGTGTGCATCAGCATCATCCACACCAGGGAGAAAAGCAAGCTGCGCATCATCGAACGCAAGGTGGGGCGCGAGTTTGCCCAGGCAAAAGTGCCCACAGGCGTCCAGGTGTGCGAAAAACAGTTGTTTCACCACATCGACCGCATGGAAAAGGTGGAGATAAATCACGAGGAAATCGACGCCTTCTTGCCTGTAATTTTCCGTAAGCTGGAGTGGATGAGCCGCGAAGACATCATTCGCCGTTTTGTGGCCCTGGAGTTCAACCGCTTTCTGGAATACTACCGCAATGCGCCCGACCTTAATGTGGAAGAGCGCGGCCCGGAGCGGGAATACCGCGAAAAAGGCAAAAGCCGCCCCATCGAAAGGCGCGACGACCAGGGACGCTTTACCCGCCTGTTTTTCAGCATTGGCAGGCGCGACGGCACCGGCCCGCACAACATCATCGGCCTGATCAACGAAGTCACCCGCTCGCGCGATGTGAGCATCGGCCGCATTGATATCATGGACAACTTCTCGTTTGTGGATGTGGACAACCAGCATGTGGATATGGTGGTGGAAGCCTTTGCGAACAAGCAGCGCAACAAAACGGGGGTCAGGGTGAACCCTGCCGATCCCAGAGAAGGTGGCAAGACGTCGTCCAGATCATCGAAACCAGCCTGGAAAAAAGCCAGAAAATACTAGACATTTTATATAAAGCGCTTTAGTTCAGCGCTTTACTGCAACAAGGCGCACCAGGGCCGACAAACCCTGGTGCAACAAGCCTTCGTTGAGCGTATCCACAGTTTCGTCGAGCATCAGCATTTCGAAATCCGGAAAGTCGGAAGCGAGCAAGTGGGCCGTGTAAAGCAGGTCGGGATGCTGCGGTCCGCCTGTGCCGTAACTGAGCTGATCGCGGTGGTAAGCTTCGATGATGAGCCGTCCGCCCGGGCGAATCGATCCGGACAGCTTCCTGTGCCATTGCTTCCGGAGCTCCGGGGGCAGGTGGACAAATATTTCGGCCGCAGCATCGTAGGAATTCTCCGGAAGGGTGGCTTCTGCAAGGTCGCAAACCAGGTAGTTCTGGAGTTTGGTCCCGGATTGCTCAGCCAGCGCGAGGGCTTTTTTACGTGCTTCATGGCTGAAGTCGATGGCATCCACCTGCCAGCCTTTCAGGGCGGCAAAAACGGCATTGCGGCCCTCGCCTTCGCCGGGCAGCAAAAGCCTGCCTGGCTCGGTCTGCACAATCTGAGCGGCAAAGAAACGATTGGGCGCCGTGCCATAAACGTACTCATCGCCTGCAAAACGAGCATCCCAGAGGGCTTTCATTCGGGCTCAACGTGCTGATGGTTACCTGATTTCGCGATGGCGTTTTTCCTGTTTGATCTGGGCATCAATCACTGCCACGGTGATCATGTTAACAATTTCGGCAACCGAGGCGCCCATCTGAAGCACCTGAACAGCCTCGCTCAGCCCGTTAAGGATAGGTCCGATGACCTCGAACTTACCCAGCTCCTGCATCAGTTTGTAGGCGATGTTGGCCGACTCGAGATTGGGGAAGATGAGCACATTAGCCGGGCCGCCCATCAGCTTGCTGAACGAGAAGTTTTCGGCCAGCAGCTCAGGGTTGAGTGCAGCATTGGCCTGAATTTCACCGTCAACAATCATATCGGGATGATGTTGATGCAGGTATTCCACTGCTTTACGCTGTTTTTGAGGCACTTCGCCATCCGACGAGCCAAAGCTGGAGTAAGACACCAGGGCCACGCGGGGTGTGATTTTGAAGTCTTTCACACTGCGGCAGGTTTGCAGGGTAATTTCGACCAGCTCTTCCCAGCTTGGGTCGATATTTACGGTGCAGTCGGCAAAGAAAACCGGTCCTTCCGGCCCGTTGATGATGTACATGCCCGAAACGACTTTGTTGCCCGGACTTTTGTCGATCACCTGAAGCACCGGACGCACCGAGTCGGGGTAGTTGCGGGTGAGCCCCGTGACCATGGCATCGGCATAACCTGTGACGAGCATCATGGGAGCAAAATAGTTGCGGTGCATCATATAGCTCCGGGCAGCGTTGAAGGTCATGCCTTTGCGCTGACGGCGCTGGAAGAGCATTTCGGCATACTGCTTGCGGCGTCCGTTTTGTTCGTTCGAACGGGGATCGATGATTTCGACACCGCTGAGTTCGAGTTCGTGCTCCTGGATGATCTGTTTAATCTTCAGCACATTACCTAGAAGGATGGGTTCGGCTATGCCCTCGTTGAGCACAATTTCGGCGGCTTTGAGCATTTTGTAATGCTCTGCATCGGCCAGAATGACCCGCTTGGGGTTGTGTTTGGCGCGGGTTTTCATCTGCCGCTTGATGGGGTTGTTGGTTTTGAGGCGTTTGCGGAGTTCCTCGAGGTAAGCGTCCCAGTTTTTGATGGGACTGCGGGCCACACCACTCTCCATGGCGGCTTTGGCTACAGCCGGAGCTACGCGTTCGATCAGGCGTGGGTCGGAGGGTTTGGGGATGATGTATTCGCGACCGAAGCGCAGATTGTTCACATTGAATGCGATGTTAACCTCTTCAGGTACAGGTTCTTTGGCCAGTTGTGCAAGTGCGCGCGAGGCTGCCAGCTTCATCTCGTCGTTGATCTCGCGGGCACGCACGTCGAGGGCGCCTCGGAAGATGTACGGAAAACCAAGCACGTTGTTGATCTGGTTCGGGAAGTCGCTTCGCCCGGTGGCCATAATGATGTCGTCGCGTGTTGACATGGCATCGTTGTACGAGATTTCGGGCACCGGGTTGGCCAGTGCAAACACGATGGGATTGGGCGCCATGGCCAGGAGCATATCTTTTTTGAGCACTCCGGCAACTGAAAGGCCCAGAAACATGTCGGCGCCCTTGAGGGCTTCGGCCAGGCTGATGTTGGGCACATCGCGGGCAAACATGCGCTTGGTTTCGTTGAGGTCCTGACGCGAAGTGTTGAGCACGCCCCGGCTGTCGAACATCAGGATGTTTTCGGGCCTCGCGCCCAGCTTCACATAGAGCTTGGTGCAGGATATAGCAGCAGCTCCGGCTCCGTTCACCACAATTCTGATGTCTTCTATCTTCTTCCCGTTGATTTCGAGCGCATTGAGCAGGCCGGCCGAAGTGATGATGGCTGTGCCGTGCTGGTCGTCGTGCATCACAGGGATATTGAGCTGTTTTTTGAGCTCGTCTTCAATCAGAAAACATTCGGGCGCCTTGATATCCTCGAGGTTGATGCCTCCGAAGGTGGGCGAGATGGCTTTCACAATCTCGATAAACTTGTGCGGGTCTTTTTCGTTTATTTCGATGTCGAACACGTCAATATCGGCAAACACCTTGAACAACAGTCCTTTGCCTTCCATGACGGGTTTGCCGGCTTCCGGGCCGATGTCGCCCAAACCAAGCACAGCCGTGCCATTGCTGATTACAGCCACGAGGTTTCCTTTGGCGGTATATTTATACACATCGTCGGGATTTTTGTTGATGGCCAGGCATGGGTCGGCCACCCCGGGGGTATAGGCAAGCGAAAGATCGCGTTGTGTGGTGTAGGGCTTTGTAGGTACAACTTCCAGCTTGCCAGGCCTGCCAAGGGCGTGATAGTTCAGGGCATCTTTGAAAAAAAGCTTATCCATAGCTGTAGTGTTTGATAATAACAAAGGTAGGGCAAAAACATGCCATAAGCTAAATGCTGAGTGCGTTTTGACAAAGGTTCGGTTTAAATAAGGTGAGGCTTTGCCCGAATGGCTGGTTAAGTAGCGAAATTCGTATTTTTGCCCGGCCCGCATGGAGGGCTTAAGCAACAAGGATGTACGATTACATTTCGGGTAAAGTGACAGCCATCAATCCTGCCTGGGTAGTTATCGAGGCAGGAGGCATCGGCTATATGCTTCAGATCAGCCTGAACACCTACAGCGCCATTAACGGCAAGGAGCAGGTCAGGCTCTACACACATCTTTCCATCAGAGAGGATGCCCATGTGCTGTATGGTTTCTTCGATCAGGAGGAAAGGACAGTATTTCAGTTGCTTATGTCTGTTTCGGGCGTGGGGGCAGGCACGGCCAGGATGATTTTGTCGTCGCTTTCCACGCGCGATACCATCGAGGCCATAGCCCGCGGCAATGTGCAAACCCTGCAGCGCATCAAAGGCATAGGCGCCAAAACAGCCCAGCGCATTGTGGTCGATTTGCGCGACAAGGTAGGCAAGGCCGCATCTGCACTGCCCGAAAAAAGCCCCGAAATATACAATAGTGCAGGAGAGGAAGCGTTATCAGCTCTGCTGGTGTTGGGCTTCCAGCGTTCGGCCGCCGAAAAAGTGGTTGCCGGCCTGTTGCGCACTGACCCTTCCATGGCGGTGGACAAACTCATACGGGAAGCCCTCAGGCAGCTTTAAACAAATATCTGAAAGTACTTTGGGAGATAAACCGAACCAGACCACATACTTGAAATCCCTGAACAGATACATCTCGCGCATTGTGATGTTGTGCGCGGCAGGCTTTTTTTTGCTCGGCAGCATGTTTGCAGCCAGGCCGCTTGGCGAACCTGTGGCATCCGGGCAACACACAGTTGCTGCAGCTCCTGAATTGCTGCCCGACGAACCCGATAGCCTCGCCAGACCCAGGTTTCCTGTGCCTAAAAACGACGGAAACCCGTTAAACCAGATTGAAAACCAGTCGCCGCTCTACCTCAAAGACCCACCAAACATCCGGCGCGAGGTGGTTTATGATCCTGCAACACGACGCTACATATTTTACGAACGCATAGGCGATTTCACCTACCGCAGTCCTTCGGTGCTCACTCAGGAGCAATATCTTGATTATCAGGCGCGCAAGAGCCAGCGGGAATTCTGGAAACAACGTTCGGGCCAGACAGCAGCACCCTCCGGTGCATCCATCATCCCTGCCATTTACGTGGGAGGCAAAGTGTTCGACCAGATCTTTGGGAGCAACACCATCGACATCCGCCCGCAGGGTACCGCCGAAGTGACCTTTGGGGTGCGCAGCATGCTGCGCGACGACCCACAGCTCAACATCCGCCAGCGCAGGGTTACCAATTTTGATTTTGACCAGCGCATCCAGATGAATGTGGTGGCTAAGATCGGCGACAAAATTGAGTTCAGGACAAACTACAACACCGATGCCATTTTTCAGTTCGAAAACCGGCTCGCGCTGAAGTACGAAGGCAAAGAAGACGAGATCCTGAAGCTTGTTGAAGCAGGTAATGTCAGCCTTCCCCTCAACACCACCCTGATCAGAGGTAGCCAGGCCCTTTTTGGTGTGAAGACCAAGATGCAATTTGGACGTACCTCGGTGACGGCCGTGTTTTCGCAACAGGAAAGTGAAACGCGCAACATCACCGTACAGGGCGGGGCACAGGCCAACCGCTTCAGGCTCACCAGTCTCGACTACGAGGAAAACCGCCACTTTTTCCTAAGCCAGTATTTCCGCGACAATTACGAAAGGGCGCTGCAATCGCTCCCCGTCGTCACCTCCGATGTCAACATTACCCGGGTGGAAGTGTGGATTACCAACATCGGTCCGGCAGTGCAGGACAACCGCAACCTGGTGGCTTTTACCGACCTTGGCGAGGGCCGCCGCGAATGGCTGTTCAACAGAGAGATTCATCCCAATTCCGGTCCGCCTCTCCCCTCGAACCGCGTGAACAACCTTAAGGAAAGGCTCGATACGGCCAGCGTGCGCAACATCAACACCGTTTCGAACTACCTGCTCGGCGACCCGCTGAGGATAGGCCGCAACGGGTATTTTGTGGCCGGGCAGGACTTTGAAAAAATTGAGAACGCACGCAAGCTGAGCCCCACCGAATACTCATTCAATCCCAAACTGGGCTTTATCTCGCTCAATACCAACCTGGGTCCCGACCAAACCCTGGCTGTGGCCTACCAGTACACCATCATCGGATACGACAGCGTGTTTCAGGTGGGGGAGTTTTCCGACCAGGGAATCAATGCACCCAACGCCCTCATGGTCAAGCTGCTCAAGAGCACTACCCTGAACACCCGCATGCCCATGTGGA
This window of the Bacteroidota bacterium genome carries:
- a CDS encoding CPBP family intramembrane metalloprotease; this encodes MHPKAAIRSVVVIVIFLLSLYGNRLINNIFDISIQHSYLRMLYTYSWWLVPVGLATAAIFGISRVPAVLGLNHNPWKAFGFAAVVVSPMLISSALAGRVPDDLTVIRLIQATLLAGLMEELLFRGFLFGLLFRFCGWGFVPASLAGALVFGLSHLYQGSNLAEASGVFLVTAMGAVWFAWLYIEWDNNLWVPVFLHILMNLSWTLFDMSSNALGSVYPNIFRILTIALSIIITLKSFKDRGMHIKKSNLLINN
- a CDS encoding DUF302 domain-containing protein, encoding MQYYISKTVKGDFDQTIQQVTEGLKAIGFGLVSVIDVSATLKEKINDDFKPYVILGACNPHFASKALRMEDKLGVLLPCNLVVIDQGGGNIEVAAMEPLEMIAAMGKPELTSLAGEVSAKMKAFVESL
- a CDS encoding DEAD/DEAH box helicase, which encodes MISFQELGLRQELLRAVEALGFSEPMPIQAEVIPALIAQPSDLVGLAQTGTGKTAAFGLPVLHHIDASLRQTQAVVLCPTRELCLQISRDLTNFARFMPSIAISAVYGGASIEKQLRELAQKPQIIVATPGRLNDMIRRGKTDFSHVQWVVLDEADEMLDMGFQEDVDTILQTMPSSHHTLLFSATMPEEVEAILNKYMTNPQVKSVGKRNTGTANVKHMYYVVQAKDRYAALKRIADFNPAIYAIVFCRTRVETQEVADNLIRDGYNADALHGDLSQAQRDHVMNRFRQGSLQMLVATDVAARGLDVNNLTHVINYNLPDEPEVYIHRSGRTGRADKTGVCISIIHTREKSKLRIIERKVGREFAQAKVPTGVQVCEKQLFHHIDRMEKVEINHEEIDAFLPVIFRKLEWMSREDIIRRFVALEFNRFLEYYRNAPDLNVEERGPEREYREKGKSRPIERRDDQGRFTRLFFSIGRRDGTGPHNIIGLINEVTRSRDVSIGRIDIMDNFSFVDVDNQHVDMVVEAFANKQRNKTGVRVNPADPREGGKTSSRSSKPAWKKARKY
- a CDS encoding class I SAM-dependent methyltransferase; this translates as MKALWDARFAGDEYVYGTAPNRFFAAQIVQTEPGRLLLPGEGEGRNAVFAALKGWQVDAIDFSHEARKKALALAEQSGTKLQNYLVCDLAEATLPENSYDAAAEIFVHLPPELRKQWHRKLSGSIRPGGRLIIEAYHRDQLSYGTGGPQHPDLLYTAHLLASDFPDFEMLMLDETVDTLNEGLLHQGLSALVRLVAVKR
- a CDS encoding NADP-dependent malic enzyme, coding for MDKLFFKDALNYHALGRPGKLEVVPTKPYTTQRDLSLAYTPGVADPCLAINKNPDDVYKYTAKGNLVAVISNGTAVLGLGDIGPEAGKPVMEGKGLLFKVFADIDVFDIEINEKDPHKFIEIVKAISPTFGGINLEDIKAPECFLIEDELKKQLNIPVMHDDQHGTAIITSAGLLNALEINGKKIEDIRIVVNGAGAAAISCTKLYVKLGARPENILMFDSRGVLNTSRQDLNETKRMFARDVPNISLAEALKGADMFLGLSVAGVLKKDMLLAMAPNPIVFALANPVPEISYNDAMSTRDDIIMATGRSDFPNQINNVLGFPYIFRGALDVRAREINDEMKLAASRALAQLAKEPVPEEVNIAFNVNNLRFGREYIIPKPSDPRLIERVAPAVAKAAMESGVARSPIKNWDAYLEELRKRLKTNNPIKRQMKTRAKHNPKRVILADAEHYKMLKAAEIVLNEGIAEPILLGNVLKIKQIIQEHELELSGVEIIDPRSNEQNGRRKQYAEMLFQRRQRKGMTFNAARSYMMHRNYFAPMMLVTGYADAMVTGLTRNYPDSVRPVLQVIDKSPGNKVVSGMYIINGPEGPVFFADCTVNIDPSWEELVEITLQTCRSVKDFKITPRVALVSYSSFGSSDGEVPQKQRKAVEYLHQHHPDMIVDGEIQANAALNPELLAENFSFSKLMGGPANVLIFPNLESANIAYKLMQELGKFEVIGPILNGLSEAVQVLQMGASVAEIVNMITVAVIDAQIKQEKRHREIR
- the ruvA gene encoding Holliday junction branch migration protein RuvA produces the protein MYDYISGKVTAINPAWVVIEAGGIGYMLQISLNTYSAINGKEQVRLYTHLSIREDAHVLYGFFDQEERTVFQLLMSVSGVGAGTARMILSSLSTRDTIEAIARGNVQTLQRIKGIGAKTAQRIVVDLRDKVGKAASALPEKSPEIYNSAGEEALSALLVLGFQRSAAEKVVAGLLRTDPSMAVDKLIREALRQL